From Eptesicus fuscus isolate TK198812 chromosome 13, DD_ASM_mEF_20220401, whole genome shotgun sequence, the proteins below share one genomic window:
- the RPS6KA4 gene encoding ribosomal protein S6 kinase alpha-4 isoform X3, with amino-acid sequence MGDEDEDEGCAVELRITEANLTGHEEKVSVENFELLKVLGTGAYGKVFLVRKAGGHDSGKLYAMKVLRKAALVQRAKTREHTRTERSVLELVRQAPFLVTLHYAFQTDAKLHLILDYVNGGEMFTHLYQRQHFKEAEVRVYAGEIVLALEHLHKLGIIYRDLKLENVLLDSEGHVVLTDFGLSKEFLTEEKERTFSFCGTIEYMAPEIIRSKSGHGKAVDWWSLGILVFELLTGASPFTLEGERNTQAEVSRRILKCSPPFPSRIGPVAQDLLQRLLCKDPRKRLGAGPQGAQEVKSHRFFQGLDWAALAARKIPAPFRPQIRSELDVSNFAEEFTRLEPVYSPAGSPPSGDSRVFQGYSFVAPSILFDHNNAVMTDVLGAPGTGDRPGRAAVARSAMMQYELDLREPALGQGSFSVCRRCRQRQGGQEFAVKILSRRLEANTQREVAALRLCQSHPNVVKLHEVHQDQLHTYLVLELLRGGELLEHIRKKRHFSESEASQILRSLVSAVSFMHEEAGVVHRDLKPENILYADDTPGAPVKIIDFGFARLRPQSPAGPMQTPCFTLQYAAPELLAQQGYDESCDLWSLGVILYMMLSGQVPFQGASGQGGQSQAAEIMCKIREGRFSLDGEAWQSVSEEAKELVRGLLTVDPAKRLKLEGLRGSSWLQDGSARSSPPLRTPDVLESSGPAVRSGLNATFLAFNRGKREGFFLKSVENAPLAKRRKLKLRSAAASRRASPAPAAPGRAPAAKGAPRRAHGPLPSS; translated from the exons CCTACGGGAAGGTGTTCCTGGTGCGGAAGGCGGGCGGGCACGACTCAGGGAAGCTGTACGCCATGAAGGTGCTGCGCAAGGCCGCGCTGGTGCAGCGCGCCAAGACGCGGGAGCACACGCGCACGGAGCGCTCGGTGCTGGAGCTGGTGCGCCAGGCCCCTTTCCTGGTCACGCTGCACTACGCCTTCCAGACGGACGCCAAGCTCCACCTCATCCTGG ACTATGTGAACGGGGGCGAGATGTTCACCCACCTCTACCAGCGCCAGCACTTCAAGGAGGCTGAGGTGCGCGTGTACGCGGGCGAGATCGTGCTGGCGCTTGAACACCTGCACAAG ctgGGCATCATATACCGGGACCTGAAGCTGGAGAACGTGCTGCTGGACTCCGAGGGCCACGTCGTGCTCACAGACTTCGGGCTGAGCAAGGAGTTCCTGACGGAGGAG AAAGAGCGGACCTTCTCCTTCTGCGGCACCATCGAGTACATGGCCCCCGAAATCATCCGCAGCAAGTCGGGGCATGGCAAG GCTGTGGACTGGTGGAGCCTGGGCATCCTGGTCTTTGAGCTGCTGACGGGGGCCTCGCCCTTCACGCTGGAGGGCGAGAGGAACACGCAGGCGGAGGTGTCCCG ACGGATCCTGAAgtgctcccctcccttcccctctcggATCGGGCCAGTGGCGCAGGACCTGCTGCAGCGGCTGCTTTGCAAGGACCCCAGGAAGCGGCTGGGTGCGGGGCCCCAGGGGGCACAGGAAGTCAAGAGCCACCGTTTCTTCCAG GGTCTGGATTGGGCCGCTCTGGCTGCCAGAAAGATTCCAGCTCCATTCCGACCCCAGATCCGCTCGGAGCTGGATGTGAGCAACTTCGCAGAAGAGTTTACTCGGCTGGAGCCTGTCTACTCCCCTGCGGGCAGCCCCCCATCGGGGGACTCGCGCGTCTTCCAG GGATACTCCTTCGTGGCCCCGTCCATCCTGTTTGACCACAACAACGCTGTGATGACTGACGTGCTGGGAGCACCCGGCACCGGAGACCGGCCGGGCAGGGCAGCCGTGGCCCGCAGCGCCATGATGCAG TACGAGCTGGACCTGCGGGAGCCCgcgctgggccagggcagctTCTCCGTGTGTCGCCGCTGCCGCCAGCGCCAGGGCGGCCAGGAGTTCGCCGTCAAGATCCTCAGCCGCAG GCTGGAGGCGAACACGCAGCGCGAAGTGGCCGCCCTGCGGCTGTGCCAGTCGCACCCCAACGTGGTGAAGCTGCACGAGGTGCATCAGGACCAG CTGCACACGTACCTGGTCCTGGAGCTGCTGCGGGGCGGGGAGCTGCTGGAGCACATCCGCAAGAAGCGGCACTTCAGCGAGTCCGAGGCGAGCCAGATCCTGCGGAGCCTGGTGTCCGCCGTGAGCTTCATGCACGAGGAGGCGGGCGTGGTGCACCGCGACCTCAAGCCCGAG AACATCCTGTACGCCGACGACACGCCCGGAGCCCCGGTGAAGATCATCGACTTCGGGTTCGCGCGGCTGCGCCCGCAGAGCCCCGCGGGGCCCATGCAGACGCCCTGCTTCACGCTGCAGTACGCGGCGCCCGAGCTGCTGGCGCAGCAGGGCTACGACGAGTCCTGCGACCTCTGGAGCCTCGGCGTCATCCTG tACATGATGCTGTCGGGGCAGGTCCCCTTCCAGGGGGCCTCGGGCCAGGGCGGGCAGAGCCAGGCGGCCGAGATCATGTGCAAGATCCGCGAGGGCCGCTTCTCCCTGGATGGCGAGGCCTGGCAGAGCGTGTCCGAGGAGGCCAAGGAGCTTGTCCGAG ggcTCCTGACCGTGGACCCGGCCAAGAGGCTGAAGCTCGAGGGCCTGCGCGGCAGCTCGTGGCTGCAGGACGGCAGCGCGCGCTCCTCGCCCCCCCTCCGGACGCCGGACGTGCTCGAGTCCTCGGGGCCGGCCGTGCGCTCGGGTCTCAACGCCACCTTCTTG GCCTTCAACCGGGGCAAGCGCGAAGGCTTCTTCCTGAAGAGCGTGGAGAACGCGCCGCTGGCCAAGCGGCGGAAACTGAAGCTGCGgagcgccgccgcctcccgccggGCCTCCCCGGCGCCCGCCGCCCCGGGCCGGGCCCCCGCGGCCAAGGGAGCCCCCCGCCGAGCCCAcggccccctgccctcctcctag
- the RPS6KA4 gene encoding ribosomal protein S6 kinase alpha-4 isoform X2, whose product MGDEDEDEGCAVELRITEANLTGHEEKVSVENFELLKVLGTGAYGKVFLVRKAGGHDSGKLYAMKVLRKAALVQRAKTREHTRTERSVLELVRQAPFLVTLHYAFQTDAKLHLILDYVNGGEMFTHLYQRQHFKEAEVRVYAGEIVLALEHLHKLGIIYRDLKLENVLLDSEGHVVLTDFGLSKEFLTEEKERTFSFCGTIEYMAPEIIRSKSGHGKAVDWWSLGILVFELLTGASPFTLEGERNTQAEVSRRILKCSPPFPSRIGPVAQDLLQRLLCKDPRKRLGAGPQGAQEVKSHRFFQGLDWAALAARKIPAPFRPQIRSELDVSNFAEEFTRLEPVYSPAGSPPSGDSRVFQGYSFVAPSILFDHNNAVMTDVLGAPGTGDRPGRAAVARSAMMQDSPFFQQYELDLREPALGQGSFSVCRRCRQRQGGQEFAVKILSRRLEANTQREVAALRLCQSHPNVVKLHELHTYLVLELLRGGELLEHIRKKRHFSESEASQILRSLVSAVSFMHEEAGVVHRDLKPENILYADDTPGAPVKIIDFGFARLRPQSPAGPMQTPCFTLQYAAPELLAQQGYDESCDLWSLGVILYMMLSGQVPFQGASGQGGQSQAAEIMCKIREGRFSLDGEAWQSVSEEAKELVRGLLTVDPAKRLKLEGLRGSSWLQDGSARSSPPLRTPDVLESSGPAVRSGLNATFLAFNRGKREGFFLKSVENAPLAKRRKLKLRSAAASRRASPAPAAPGRAPAAKGAPRRAHGPLPSS is encoded by the exons CCTACGGGAAGGTGTTCCTGGTGCGGAAGGCGGGCGGGCACGACTCAGGGAAGCTGTACGCCATGAAGGTGCTGCGCAAGGCCGCGCTGGTGCAGCGCGCCAAGACGCGGGAGCACACGCGCACGGAGCGCTCGGTGCTGGAGCTGGTGCGCCAGGCCCCTTTCCTGGTCACGCTGCACTACGCCTTCCAGACGGACGCCAAGCTCCACCTCATCCTGG ACTATGTGAACGGGGGCGAGATGTTCACCCACCTCTACCAGCGCCAGCACTTCAAGGAGGCTGAGGTGCGCGTGTACGCGGGCGAGATCGTGCTGGCGCTTGAACACCTGCACAAG ctgGGCATCATATACCGGGACCTGAAGCTGGAGAACGTGCTGCTGGACTCCGAGGGCCACGTCGTGCTCACAGACTTCGGGCTGAGCAAGGAGTTCCTGACGGAGGAG AAAGAGCGGACCTTCTCCTTCTGCGGCACCATCGAGTACATGGCCCCCGAAATCATCCGCAGCAAGTCGGGGCATGGCAAG GCTGTGGACTGGTGGAGCCTGGGCATCCTGGTCTTTGAGCTGCTGACGGGGGCCTCGCCCTTCACGCTGGAGGGCGAGAGGAACACGCAGGCGGAGGTGTCCCG ACGGATCCTGAAgtgctcccctcccttcccctctcggATCGGGCCAGTGGCGCAGGACCTGCTGCAGCGGCTGCTTTGCAAGGACCCCAGGAAGCGGCTGGGTGCGGGGCCCCAGGGGGCACAGGAAGTCAAGAGCCACCGTTTCTTCCAG GGTCTGGATTGGGCCGCTCTGGCTGCCAGAAAGATTCCAGCTCCATTCCGACCCCAGATCCGCTCGGAGCTGGATGTGAGCAACTTCGCAGAAGAGTTTACTCGGCTGGAGCCTGTCTACTCCCCTGCGGGCAGCCCCCCATCGGGGGACTCGCGCGTCTTCCAG GGATACTCCTTCGTGGCCCCGTCCATCCTGTTTGACCACAACAACGCTGTGATGACTGACGTGCTGGGAGCACCCGGCACCGGAGACCGGCCGGGCAGGGCAGCCGTGGCCCGCAGCGCCATGATGCAG GACTCGCCCTTCTTCCAGCAGTACGAGCTGGACCTGCGGGAGCCCgcgctgggccagggcagctTCTCCGTGTGTCGCCGCTGCCGCCAGCGCCAGGGCGGCCAGGAGTTCGCCGTCAAGATCCTCAGCCGCAG GCTGGAGGCGAACACGCAGCGCGAAGTGGCCGCCCTGCGGCTGTGCCAGTCGCACCCCAACGTGGTGAAGCTGCACGAG CTGCACACGTACCTGGTCCTGGAGCTGCTGCGGGGCGGGGAGCTGCTGGAGCACATCCGCAAGAAGCGGCACTTCAGCGAGTCCGAGGCGAGCCAGATCCTGCGGAGCCTGGTGTCCGCCGTGAGCTTCATGCACGAGGAGGCGGGCGTGGTGCACCGCGACCTCAAGCCCGAG AACATCCTGTACGCCGACGACACGCCCGGAGCCCCGGTGAAGATCATCGACTTCGGGTTCGCGCGGCTGCGCCCGCAGAGCCCCGCGGGGCCCATGCAGACGCCCTGCTTCACGCTGCAGTACGCGGCGCCCGAGCTGCTGGCGCAGCAGGGCTACGACGAGTCCTGCGACCTCTGGAGCCTCGGCGTCATCCTG tACATGATGCTGTCGGGGCAGGTCCCCTTCCAGGGGGCCTCGGGCCAGGGCGGGCAGAGCCAGGCGGCCGAGATCATGTGCAAGATCCGCGAGGGCCGCTTCTCCCTGGATGGCGAGGCCTGGCAGAGCGTGTCCGAGGAGGCCAAGGAGCTTGTCCGAG ggcTCCTGACCGTGGACCCGGCCAAGAGGCTGAAGCTCGAGGGCCTGCGCGGCAGCTCGTGGCTGCAGGACGGCAGCGCGCGCTCCTCGCCCCCCCTCCGGACGCCGGACGTGCTCGAGTCCTCGGGGCCGGCCGTGCGCTCGGGTCTCAACGCCACCTTCTTG GCCTTCAACCGGGGCAAGCGCGAAGGCTTCTTCCTGAAGAGCGTGGAGAACGCGCCGCTGGCCAAGCGGCGGAAACTGAAGCTGCGgagcgccgccgcctcccgccggGCCTCCCCGGCGCCCGCCGCCCCGGGCCGGGCCCCCGCGGCCAAGGGAGCCCCCCGCCGAGCCCAcggccccctgccctcctcctag
- the RPS6KA4 gene encoding ribosomal protein S6 kinase alpha-4 isoform X1 encodes MGDEDEDEGCAVELRITEANLTGHEEKVSVENFELLKVLGTGAYGKVFLVRKAGGHDSGKLYAMKVLRKAALVQRAKTREHTRTERSVLELVRQAPFLVTLHYAFQTDAKLHLILDYVNGGEMFTHLYQRQHFKEAEVRVYAGEIVLALEHLHKLGIIYRDLKLENVLLDSEGHVVLTDFGLSKEFLTEEKERTFSFCGTIEYMAPEIIRSKSGHGKAVDWWSLGILVFELLTGASPFTLEGERNTQAEVSRRILKCSPPFPSRIGPVAQDLLQRLLCKDPRKRLGAGPQGAQEVKSHRFFQGLDWAALAARKIPAPFRPQIRSELDVSNFAEEFTRLEPVYSPAGSPPSGDSRVFQGYSFVAPSILFDHNNAVMTDVLGAPGTGDRPGRAAVARSAMMQDSPFFQQYELDLREPALGQGSFSVCRRCRQRQGGQEFAVKILSRRLEANTQREVAALRLCQSHPNVVKLHEVHQDQLHTYLVLELLRGGELLEHIRKKRHFSESEASQILRSLVSAVSFMHEEAGVVHRDLKPENILYADDTPGAPVKIIDFGFARLRPQSPAGPMQTPCFTLQYAAPELLAQQGYDESCDLWSLGVILYMMLSGQVPFQGASGQGGQSQAAEIMCKIREGRFSLDGEAWQSVSEEAKELVRGLLTVDPAKRLKLEGLRGSSWLQDGSARSSPPLRTPDVLESSGPAVRSGLNATFLAFNRGKREGFFLKSVENAPLAKRRKLKLRSAAASRRASPAPAAPGRAPAAKGAPRRAHGPLPSS; translated from the exons CCTACGGGAAGGTGTTCCTGGTGCGGAAGGCGGGCGGGCACGACTCAGGGAAGCTGTACGCCATGAAGGTGCTGCGCAAGGCCGCGCTGGTGCAGCGCGCCAAGACGCGGGAGCACACGCGCACGGAGCGCTCGGTGCTGGAGCTGGTGCGCCAGGCCCCTTTCCTGGTCACGCTGCACTACGCCTTCCAGACGGACGCCAAGCTCCACCTCATCCTGG ACTATGTGAACGGGGGCGAGATGTTCACCCACCTCTACCAGCGCCAGCACTTCAAGGAGGCTGAGGTGCGCGTGTACGCGGGCGAGATCGTGCTGGCGCTTGAACACCTGCACAAG ctgGGCATCATATACCGGGACCTGAAGCTGGAGAACGTGCTGCTGGACTCCGAGGGCCACGTCGTGCTCACAGACTTCGGGCTGAGCAAGGAGTTCCTGACGGAGGAG AAAGAGCGGACCTTCTCCTTCTGCGGCACCATCGAGTACATGGCCCCCGAAATCATCCGCAGCAAGTCGGGGCATGGCAAG GCTGTGGACTGGTGGAGCCTGGGCATCCTGGTCTTTGAGCTGCTGACGGGGGCCTCGCCCTTCACGCTGGAGGGCGAGAGGAACACGCAGGCGGAGGTGTCCCG ACGGATCCTGAAgtgctcccctcccttcccctctcggATCGGGCCAGTGGCGCAGGACCTGCTGCAGCGGCTGCTTTGCAAGGACCCCAGGAAGCGGCTGGGTGCGGGGCCCCAGGGGGCACAGGAAGTCAAGAGCCACCGTTTCTTCCAG GGTCTGGATTGGGCCGCTCTGGCTGCCAGAAAGATTCCAGCTCCATTCCGACCCCAGATCCGCTCGGAGCTGGATGTGAGCAACTTCGCAGAAGAGTTTACTCGGCTGGAGCCTGTCTACTCCCCTGCGGGCAGCCCCCCATCGGGGGACTCGCGCGTCTTCCAG GGATACTCCTTCGTGGCCCCGTCCATCCTGTTTGACCACAACAACGCTGTGATGACTGACGTGCTGGGAGCACCCGGCACCGGAGACCGGCCGGGCAGGGCAGCCGTGGCCCGCAGCGCCATGATGCAG GACTCGCCCTTCTTCCAGCAGTACGAGCTGGACCTGCGGGAGCCCgcgctgggccagggcagctTCTCCGTGTGTCGCCGCTGCCGCCAGCGCCAGGGCGGCCAGGAGTTCGCCGTCAAGATCCTCAGCCGCAG GCTGGAGGCGAACACGCAGCGCGAAGTGGCCGCCCTGCGGCTGTGCCAGTCGCACCCCAACGTGGTGAAGCTGCACGAGGTGCATCAGGACCAG CTGCACACGTACCTGGTCCTGGAGCTGCTGCGGGGCGGGGAGCTGCTGGAGCACATCCGCAAGAAGCGGCACTTCAGCGAGTCCGAGGCGAGCCAGATCCTGCGGAGCCTGGTGTCCGCCGTGAGCTTCATGCACGAGGAGGCGGGCGTGGTGCACCGCGACCTCAAGCCCGAG AACATCCTGTACGCCGACGACACGCCCGGAGCCCCGGTGAAGATCATCGACTTCGGGTTCGCGCGGCTGCGCCCGCAGAGCCCCGCGGGGCCCATGCAGACGCCCTGCTTCACGCTGCAGTACGCGGCGCCCGAGCTGCTGGCGCAGCAGGGCTACGACGAGTCCTGCGACCTCTGGAGCCTCGGCGTCATCCTG tACATGATGCTGTCGGGGCAGGTCCCCTTCCAGGGGGCCTCGGGCCAGGGCGGGCAGAGCCAGGCGGCCGAGATCATGTGCAAGATCCGCGAGGGCCGCTTCTCCCTGGATGGCGAGGCCTGGCAGAGCGTGTCCGAGGAGGCCAAGGAGCTTGTCCGAG ggcTCCTGACCGTGGACCCGGCCAAGAGGCTGAAGCTCGAGGGCCTGCGCGGCAGCTCGTGGCTGCAGGACGGCAGCGCGCGCTCCTCGCCCCCCCTCCGGACGCCGGACGTGCTCGAGTCCTCGGGGCCGGCCGTGCGCTCGGGTCTCAACGCCACCTTCTTG GCCTTCAACCGGGGCAAGCGCGAAGGCTTCTTCCTGAAGAGCGTGGAGAACGCGCCGCTGGCCAAGCGGCGGAAACTGAAGCTGCGgagcgccgccgcctcccgccggGCCTCCCCGGCGCCCGCCGCCCCGGGCCGGGCCCCCGCGGCCAAGGGAGCCCCCCGCCGAGCCCAcggccccctgccctcctcctag
- the RPS6KA4 gene encoding ribosomal protein S6 kinase alpha-4 isoform X4 yields the protein MKVLRKAALVQRAKTREHTRTERSVLELVRQAPFLVTLHYAFQTDAKLHLILDYVNGGEMFTHLYQRQHFKEAEVRVYAGEIVLALEHLHKLGIIYRDLKLENVLLDSEGHVVLTDFGLSKEFLTEEKERTFSFCGTIEYMAPEIIRSKSGHGKAVDWWSLGILVFELLTGASPFTLEGERNTQAEVSRRILKCSPPFPSRIGPVAQDLLQRLLCKDPRKRLGAGPQGAQEVKSHRFFQGLDWAALAARKIPAPFRPQIRSELDVSNFAEEFTRLEPVYSPAGSPPSGDSRVFQGYSFVAPSILFDHNNAVMTDVLGAPGTGDRPGRAAVARSAMMQDSPFFQQYELDLREPALGQGSFSVCRRCRQRQGGQEFAVKILSRRLEANTQREVAALRLCQSHPNVVKLHEVHQDQLHTYLVLELLRGGELLEHIRKKRHFSESEASQILRSLVSAVSFMHEEAGVVHRDLKPENILYADDTPGAPVKIIDFGFARLRPQSPAGPMQTPCFTLQYAAPELLAQQGYDESCDLWSLGVILYMMLSGQVPFQGASGQGGQSQAAEIMCKIREGRFSLDGEAWQSVSEEAKELVRGLLTVDPAKRLKLEGLRGSSWLQDGSARSSPPLRTPDVLESSGPAVRSGLNATFLAFNRGKREGFFLKSVENAPLAKRRKLKLRSAAASRRASPAPAAPGRAPAAKGAPRRAHGPLPSS from the exons ATGAAGGTGCTGCGCAAGGCCGCGCTGGTGCAGCGCGCCAAGACGCGGGAGCACACGCGCACGGAGCGCTCGGTGCTGGAGCTGGTGCGCCAGGCCCCTTTCCTGGTCACGCTGCACTACGCCTTCCAGACGGACGCCAAGCTCCACCTCATCCTGG ACTATGTGAACGGGGGCGAGATGTTCACCCACCTCTACCAGCGCCAGCACTTCAAGGAGGCTGAGGTGCGCGTGTACGCGGGCGAGATCGTGCTGGCGCTTGAACACCTGCACAAG ctgGGCATCATATACCGGGACCTGAAGCTGGAGAACGTGCTGCTGGACTCCGAGGGCCACGTCGTGCTCACAGACTTCGGGCTGAGCAAGGAGTTCCTGACGGAGGAG AAAGAGCGGACCTTCTCCTTCTGCGGCACCATCGAGTACATGGCCCCCGAAATCATCCGCAGCAAGTCGGGGCATGGCAAG GCTGTGGACTGGTGGAGCCTGGGCATCCTGGTCTTTGAGCTGCTGACGGGGGCCTCGCCCTTCACGCTGGAGGGCGAGAGGAACACGCAGGCGGAGGTGTCCCG ACGGATCCTGAAgtgctcccctcccttcccctctcggATCGGGCCAGTGGCGCAGGACCTGCTGCAGCGGCTGCTTTGCAAGGACCCCAGGAAGCGGCTGGGTGCGGGGCCCCAGGGGGCACAGGAAGTCAAGAGCCACCGTTTCTTCCAG GGTCTGGATTGGGCCGCTCTGGCTGCCAGAAAGATTCCAGCTCCATTCCGACCCCAGATCCGCTCGGAGCTGGATGTGAGCAACTTCGCAGAAGAGTTTACTCGGCTGGAGCCTGTCTACTCCCCTGCGGGCAGCCCCCCATCGGGGGACTCGCGCGTCTTCCAG GGATACTCCTTCGTGGCCCCGTCCATCCTGTTTGACCACAACAACGCTGTGATGACTGACGTGCTGGGAGCACCCGGCACCGGAGACCGGCCGGGCAGGGCAGCCGTGGCCCGCAGCGCCATGATGCAG GACTCGCCCTTCTTCCAGCAGTACGAGCTGGACCTGCGGGAGCCCgcgctgggccagggcagctTCTCCGTGTGTCGCCGCTGCCGCCAGCGCCAGGGCGGCCAGGAGTTCGCCGTCAAGATCCTCAGCCGCAG GCTGGAGGCGAACACGCAGCGCGAAGTGGCCGCCCTGCGGCTGTGCCAGTCGCACCCCAACGTGGTGAAGCTGCACGAGGTGCATCAGGACCAG CTGCACACGTACCTGGTCCTGGAGCTGCTGCGGGGCGGGGAGCTGCTGGAGCACATCCGCAAGAAGCGGCACTTCAGCGAGTCCGAGGCGAGCCAGATCCTGCGGAGCCTGGTGTCCGCCGTGAGCTTCATGCACGAGGAGGCGGGCGTGGTGCACCGCGACCTCAAGCCCGAG AACATCCTGTACGCCGACGACACGCCCGGAGCCCCGGTGAAGATCATCGACTTCGGGTTCGCGCGGCTGCGCCCGCAGAGCCCCGCGGGGCCCATGCAGACGCCCTGCTTCACGCTGCAGTACGCGGCGCCCGAGCTGCTGGCGCAGCAGGGCTACGACGAGTCCTGCGACCTCTGGAGCCTCGGCGTCATCCTG tACATGATGCTGTCGGGGCAGGTCCCCTTCCAGGGGGCCTCGGGCCAGGGCGGGCAGAGCCAGGCGGCCGAGATCATGTGCAAGATCCGCGAGGGCCGCTTCTCCCTGGATGGCGAGGCCTGGCAGAGCGTGTCCGAGGAGGCCAAGGAGCTTGTCCGAG ggcTCCTGACCGTGGACCCGGCCAAGAGGCTGAAGCTCGAGGGCCTGCGCGGCAGCTCGTGGCTGCAGGACGGCAGCGCGCGCTCCTCGCCCCCCCTCCGGACGCCGGACGTGCTCGAGTCCTCGGGGCCGGCCGTGCGCTCGGGTCTCAACGCCACCTTCTTG GCCTTCAACCGGGGCAAGCGCGAAGGCTTCTTCCTGAAGAGCGTGGAGAACGCGCCGCTGGCCAAGCGGCGGAAACTGAAGCTGCGgagcgccgccgcctcccgccggGCCTCCCCGGCGCCCGCCGCCCCGGGCCGGGCCCCCGCGGCCAAGGGAGCCCCCCGCCGAGCCCAcggccccctgccctcctcctag